The nucleotide sequence GGCCAGATGCTGGTGCTGGCGCGGCAGGAGGCCGGCGGCGAGGCAGCGCCCGTGCAGCCGGTGGCGCTTCAGGCGCTGCTCCAGGAGGCGATCGGCGCGGCCCTGCCCCAGGCCACGGCGCGCGGCATCGACCTGGGGCTCGCGGCCGTGGAGCCCGCCACCGTGCAGGGCCGCGCGCAGGAACTGCTGATCCTGCTGAACAACCTGGTGGACAACGCGATCAAGTACGCGCCGCCCGGCGGCCGGGTGGACCTGGGCCTGGCGCTGGAGGACGGCGCGCCGGTGCTCACCGTGGAGGACAGCGGCCCCGGCATCCCCGAGGACCAGCGCGAGCGCGCCTTCGACCGCTTCCACCGGTTGGGTTCCGCGGACGAGGCCGCGGGCAGCGGCCTGGGCCTGGCCATCGTGCGCGCCATCGCGCAGCGCCATGGCGCCAGCGTGCGGCTGGACGCGTCCGCCCGGCTGGGCGGGCTGCGCGCCGAGGTGCGCTGGCCCCGCCGGCCTTAAGCCCCGCCTAAGCGGCGGGCACCACCATTGCGGTCATCCATCCACAAGGAGTTGACCCCATGAAGCTTGCATCCCTGACCCCCACCCGGCTGACCCTGGCCCTGGCGGCCGCCGGCGTGATCGGCGGGGCCGGCGTCTCGGCGCTGGACCTCGGCCGCGCCCATGCGGCCGACGCGCCCGCCGCCACCGCTCCCGCCGCGCCGCCGCTGACCGGCGTGCCCGACTTCAGCAGGATCACCGAGCGCTACGGCCCCGCCGTGGTCGGCATCAGCGTGGTCGGCAGCGCGCGCCCGGCCGCCATGGGCCCGGGCGGCATGGATCCGTTCCAGGAGTTCTTCGGCTTCGGCCGCGGCGCCCCGGGGCCCCAGCAGCCCACGCGCGGCCAGGGCTCGGGCTTCATCGTGAGCCCGGACGGCATCATCCTGACCAATGCCCACGTGGTGCAGGGCGCCAGGGAGGTCACCGTCAAGCTGACCGACCGGCGCGAGCTGCGCGCCAAGGTGCTGGGCGCCGACCCCAAGACCGACATCGCGGTGCTCAAGGTCGAGGCCAGCAACCTGCCCGTGGTCAAGCTGGGCGACAGCGGCGCCCTCAAGACCGGCGAATGGGTGCTGGCCATCGGCTCGCCCTTCGGCTTCGAGAACACGGTGACCGTGGGCGTGGTCAGCGCCATCGGCCGCTCGCTGCGGGGCGACAGCGCCGTGCCCTTCATCCAGACCGACGTGGCCGTCAACCCCGGCAACTCGGGCGGCCCGCTGTTCAACGCACGCGGCGAGGTGGTGGGCATCAACTCGCAGATCTACAGCCGCACCGGCGGCTACCAGGGCGTGTCCTTCGCCATCCCCATGTCGCTGGCCAGCAAGGTGCAGGACCAGATCGTGCGCACCGGCAAGGTGGAGCACGCGCGGCTGGGCGTGACGGTGCAGCCGGTGAACCAGGCGCTGGCCGACTCGTTCAAGCTGCCGCGGCCGGAAGGCGCGCTGGTGGCCCAGGTCGAGCCCGGCAGCCCGGCGGCGCAGGCCGGCCTGAAGTCGGGCGACATCATCCGCCAGGTGGACGGCAAGCCCATCCTCTCGTCGGGCGACCTGCCGGCGGTGATCAGCCTGTCCACGCCGGGCCAGAAGGTCCAGCTGGAGGTGTGGCGCCAGGGCAAGGCCGAGCAGGTGGCGGCCACGCTGGGCAGCGCCGATACGCAGGGCGAGCAGCAGGCGGCGGCGCCGGCCGAGGCGGGCCAGGGCAAGCTGGGCCTGGCGCTGCGGCCGCTGCAGCCCGGTGAGGCGGGCAGTGCCCAGAGCGGCCTGCTGGTGCAGGGCGCCAGCGGTCCCGCCGCCGCGGCCGGCATCCAGCCGGGCGACGTGGTGCTGTCCATCAACGGCCGGCCGGTCAAGGACGTGGCGCAGGCCCGCGAGGCCGTGGCCCAGGCCGACAGGTCGGTGGCCCTGCTGGTGCAGCGCGGCGACCAGCGCATCTTCGTGCCGGTGCGCATGGGCTGAACCCCTGCGGAGGACAGCCGCCGGGCCGCTGGTCCTACGCCCGGCTGCGCCGCCGCCCGATGCGGCGGCGCTCGCGCTGGCGTCACAGTGCCCCTGTCGGGCAGCGGTCGCCGGCTGCCTGCCTTTGAAGGAGAGCACCATGACGCACGAGCGGATCGCCGCTGCCCTGGCTGCCGCAGTCCTGGGTGCCGCCTCGGGCACTGCCCTCGGCCAGCCGGCCGAGGGCAGTGCCAGGCTGGACCACTCCGGCCGCAAGCAGGTCGGCCAGGCTTCGTTCTATGCCGACAAGTTCACCGGCCGGCCCATGGCCGATGGCACGCCCATGGACCCGCGCGACGACAACGCCGCCAGCAAGACCCTGCCCCTGGGCACCACCGCCCGCGTGACGAATCTGGAGACCGGCCGCAGCGCGGTGGTCACCATCCAGGACCGCGGGCCTTTCGTGCCCGGCCGCATCGTGGACCTGTCGCCCGCCACCGCCGAACGCATCGGCCTCAGCCGCGAAGACGGCTTGGCGCCGGTGGAGGTCGCGCCCATCGAGGTGCCGCAGCCTGGCGGGGGCGTGCGGCGCGGCGTCGGCGCGCGCTAGGTGCCCGCCGCGCTCAATCGATCAGGCTGTTCTTGAGCGCGTAGTAGGTCAGGTCGCTGTTGGACTCGAGCGCCAGCTTCTCCAGCAGGCGGGTGCGGTAGGTGCTCACCGTCTTGACCGACAGCGACAGGTCGCGCGCGATGTCGCTGGCCGTCGCGCCCCTGGCCAGCTTGAGGAAGACCTGGAACTCGCGGTCCGACAGCTGCTCGTGCGGCGGCGCCTCCAGACCGCGGTTGAGCTGGCGCGCCAGAAGGTCGGCCACCGCCGGCGAGATGTAGCGCTTGCCCAGGGCGACGGTGCGGATGGCGTTGAGGATCTCGTCGGGCTGGCATTCCTTGTTGAGGTAGCCGCTCGCGCCCTTGCGGATCAGGGAGGTCGCGTACTGCTCCTCGGGATAGGCCGACAGGATCAGGATGCCCACGTCGGGCGCCTTGGCGCGGATCATGGTCAGCGCGTCGATGCCGCTCTGGCCGGGCATGGACAGGTCCATGAGCAGCACGTCCATGGCGACGTTGCGCACCAGGTCGATGGCCTCGCGGCCGCTGGACGCCTGGCCCACCACCTTGATGCCGATCTGCTCGGACAAGAACGTGAGCAAGGCCGTCCGCACGATGGCGTGGTCGTCGACGATGCCTACCTTGATAATCGAATCGTGCATGGCTGTTTCTTCTTCGTGTTCGCCCTGAATATGCATCAGGCAGTCCACCGCTGGGCCAGTGCGCGGCGTGTCACTGGCTCGTCCTACACCGCTTGAGGGCTTTGTCGTACGAACTCGCCAAGGTCGCGCCGGGATCTCGCTGCTTCTTTTTCAGGAGCGTGCGGCACAGCTTCCTGGCGGTCTGGCGCCAATGTGCCGTGCACGCCAGGCCAGGCTTGCACAACCGCAACGG is from Ramlibacter tataouinensis TTB310 and encodes:
- a CDS encoding Do family serine endopeptidase — protein: MKLASLTPTRLTLALAAAGVIGGAGVSALDLGRAHAADAPAATAPAAPPLTGVPDFSRITERYGPAVVGISVVGSARPAAMGPGGMDPFQEFFGFGRGAPGPQQPTRGQGSGFIVSPDGIILTNAHVVQGAREVTVKLTDRRELRAKVLGADPKTDIAVLKVEASNLPVVKLGDSGALKTGEWVLAIGSPFGFENTVTVGVVSAIGRSLRGDSAVPFIQTDVAVNPGNSGGPLFNARGEVVGINSQIYSRTGGYQGVSFAIPMSLASKVQDQIVRTGKVEHARLGVTVQPVNQALADSFKLPRPEGALVAQVEPGSPAAQAGLKSGDIIRQVDGKPILSSGDLPAVISLSTPGQKVQLEVWRQGKAEQVAATLGSADTQGEQQAAAPAEAGQGKLGLALRPLQPGEAGSAQSGLLVQGASGPAAAAGIQPGDVVLSINGRPVKDVAQAREAVAQADRSVALLVQRGDQRIFVPVRMG
- a CDS encoding septal ring lytic transglycosylase RlpA family protein — translated: MTHERIAAALAAAVLGAASGTALGQPAEGSARLDHSGRKQVGQASFYADKFTGRPMADGTPMDPRDDNAASKTLPLGTTARVTNLETGRSAVVTIQDRGPFVPGRIVDLSPATAERIGLSREDGLAPVEVAPIEVPQPGGGVRRGVGAR
- a CDS encoding response regulator, with product MIKVGIVDDHAIVRTALLTFLSEQIGIKVVGQASSGREAIDLVRNVAMDVLLMDLSMPGQSGIDALTMIRAKAPDVGILILSAYPEEQYATSLIRKGASGYLNKECQPDEILNAIRTVALGKRYISPAVADLLARQLNRGLEAPPHEQLSDREFQVFLKLARGATASDIARDLSLSVKTVSTYRTRLLEKLALESNSDLTYYALKNSLID